From Thalassococcus sp. S3, one genomic window encodes:
- the fabB gene encoding beta-ketoacyl-ACP synthase I has translation MRRVVVTGLGIVSSIGNNTEEVTASLKAGRSGIEASPEMSEHGFRSQVAGTLKIDPAEHIDKRTLRFMGPGAAYAHIAMSQAIADAGLEDSDVVNPRTGLVAGSGGPSTSSMLVAHQTVLKNGAPKRIGPFAVPKCMSSTISANLSTAFKIKGINYSITSACSTSLHCIGNAAEQIMLGKQDVMFAGGGEELDWTLSCLFDAMGAMSSKYNDTPERASRAFDENRDGFVISGGGGIVVLEELEHAKARGAKIYAEVTGYAATSDGHDMVAPSGEGGERAMRLALATLPEDRKVSYINAHGTSTPVGDVGEVEAVRRIFEGVDQPPVSSTKSMTGHAQGAAGALEAIFSLLMLDNDFITRSINVETLDPGLKPGEIALDLVEHAGLDSVMTNSFGFGGTNGSMILSKYHG, from the coding sequence ATGCGCCGCGTCGTCGTTACAGGGCTGGGCATCGTCTCGTCCATCGGGAACAACACCGAAGAGGTGACCGCCTCGCTGAAAGCAGGGCGTTCGGGCATCGAAGCGAGCCCTGAAATGTCAGAACATGGCTTTCGCAGTCAGGTCGCCGGCACGCTCAAGATCGACCCCGCCGAACATATCGACAAGCGCACATTGCGGTTCATGGGACCGGGTGCCGCTTACGCGCATATCGCGATGAGCCAGGCCATCGCGGATGCGGGGCTTGAAGACAGTGACGTGGTGAACCCCCGGACGGGCCTGGTTGCAGGCTCGGGCGGGCCCAGCACATCGTCGATGCTGGTGGCACACCAAACCGTTCTGAAAAACGGCGCACCCAAGCGGATCGGGCCCTTTGCCGTACCGAAATGCATGTCTTCCACCATCAGCGCGAACCTGTCGACCGCGTTCAAGATCAAGGGCATCAACTATTCGATCACCTCGGCCTGTTCCACGTCCCTGCATTGCATCGGCAACGCCGCCGAGCAGATCATGCTGGGCAAGCAGGATGTGATGTTCGCCGGCGGCGGGGAAGAGTTGGACTGGACATTGTCCTGCCTCTTTGACGCGATGGGGGCCATGTCGTCCAAATACAATGACACGCCGGAGCGGGCCTCGCGCGCCTTCGATGAAAATCGCGACGGCTTCGTCATTTCGGGCGGCGGCGGGATCGTGGTACTGGAAGAGCTGGAACACGCCAAGGCGCGTGGCGCAAAGATCTACGCCGAAGTGACGGGATATGCCGCCACCAGCGACGGACATGACATGGTCGCACCGTCCGGTGAAGGGGGCGAGCGTGCGATGCGACTGGCCCTCGCAACACTGCCCGAAGACCGCAAGGTCAGCTATATCAACGCGCACGGCACCTCGACACCTGTCGGCGATGTCGGCGAAGTGGAAGCGGTGCGCCGCATATTTGAGGGCGTCGACCAACCGCCGGTCTCATCTACCAAGTCGATGACCGGCCATGCGCAAGGTGCTGCGGGCGCGCTGGAGGCAATCTTCAGCCTCCTGATGCTCGACAACGACTTCATCACACGCTCGATCAATGTCGAAACGCTGGACCCCGGTCTGAAACCGGGTGAAATTGCCCTGGATCTGGTGGAACATGCGGGGCTGGACAGCGTGATGACCAACTCCTTCGGGTTTGGTGGCACAAACGGGTCGATGATCCTTTCGAAATATCACGGGTAA
- the fabA gene encoding bifunctional 3-hydroxydecanoyl-ACP dehydratase/trans-2-decenoyl-ACP isomerase, producing the protein MADYPSYFDKEDLLKCARGELFGPGNAQLPEPPMLMMDRITEISADGGAHGKGHVVAEFDIVPDLWFFKCHFPGNPIMPGCLGLDGLWQLTGFNLGWRGWQGLGMALGVGEVKLSGMVTPSRKMIRYFVDFTRVIDRRLKMGVADGRVEADGEEIYVVKGMKVGLSTSSEA; encoded by the coding sequence ATGGCCGACTACCCGAGTTATTTTGACAAAGAAGATCTGCTCAAGTGCGCGCGGGGGGAGCTTTTCGGGCCCGGAAATGCACAACTCCCCGAACCCCCGATGCTGATGATGGACCGGATCACCGAAATCAGCGCGGATGGCGGGGCACATGGCAAGGGTCATGTCGTTGCCGAGTTCGATATCGTGCCTGATCTTTGGTTCTTCAAATGTCACTTTCCGGGCAACCCGATCATGCCGGGCTGTCTGGGGCTTGATGGCCTGTGGCAACTCACCGGTTTCAACCTGGGCTGGCGCGGCTGGCAGGGGCTGGGGATGGCCCTGGGCGTGGGCGAGGTGAAGCTGAGCGGCATGGTCACGCCAAGCCGCAAGATGATCCGCTACTTCGTGGATTTCACCCGAGTGATCGACCGGCGTCTGAAAATGGGCGTGGCCGACGGACGGGTTGAGGCCGATGGGGAAGAGATTTATGTGGTCAAGGGTATGAAAGTCGGACTGTCCACCAGTTCCGAAGCCTAA